The proteins below are encoded in one region of Ostrea edulis chromosome 3, xbOstEdul1.1, whole genome shotgun sequence:
- the LOC130052637 gene encoding myb/SANT-like DNA-binding domain-containing protein 4: protein MADQITDEKRGKKRKANWTQDECLMLVTMVNEKKNILRSKLGPSLTSRMKKEAWEELSERLNASAVNTQRTVEEVEKKWHNLLSTSKAEISSYRKTTNGTGGGPPPKPLSAIAETVQMVIGEENAIIDGVQGGIDSSLLQLLTNDGNICNVQIIQSEPEFSMTLPPIIPLSPRLPLPAPLHVPSASSSVPAGNTCTRCAKAQTDNRNRQSEIEEMTIRKLHLEIEYYEMKLKKLKEE, encoded by the exons ATGGCGGATCAAATAACAGACGAAAAGAGAGGAAAGAAGAGAAAGGCAAACTGGACGCAGGACGAATGTCTGATGCTGGTGACTATGGTAAATGAGAAGAAGAACATCCTGAGGTCAAAGTTAGGTCCCAGCTTAACTTCAAGAATGAAGAAGGAAGCTTGGGAAGAGTTGTCAGAGCGACTGAATGCCTCCGCCGTTAATACACAGAGGACAGTGGAGGAAGTGGAAAAGAAGTGGCATAATCTTTTGTCCACCTCCAAAGCAGAGATTTCCAGCTATAGGAAAACAACAAATGGAACAG GCGGAGGACCTCCACCCAAACCCCTGAGTGCCATAGCCGAGACAGTGCAGATGGTGATTGGGGAAGAAAATGCCATCATTGATGGAGTACAGGGAGGGATTGACTCTTCCTTGCTTCAATTGCTGACCAATGATGGGAACATTTG TAATGTTCAGATTATTCAGAGTGAACCTGAGTTCAGCATGACATTGCCTCCTATCATACCCCTCTCACCAAGATTGCCATTGCCAGCTCCTCTACATGTTCCTTCAGCCTCTTCCTCTGTGCCAgcaggaaatacatgtacaagatgcGCCAAAGCCCAGACAGACAACCGCaacagacaaagtgaaataGAGGAAATGACAATTCGGAAACTTCATCTCGAAATTGAATATtatgagatgaaattgaaaaaattgAAGGAGGAATAG